In Myxococcales bacterium, the following proteins share a genomic window:
- a CDS encoding CBS domain-containing protein has translation MSEGETKPEAASDGEDEAVKAATAAEAEASDRPSIVEEVEPEIVSPEAPHKARTHHPPPPPRLRASEGRPLEVSGEPKLARDLMTRQLFTIGPEDSLESLEEHMATLHFRHLPVVDDDKAVGLITHADLLHASSSYLTNLAKEVDEIVHKLPAKRIMRQDFASVRPTDDLVEVAAVMWKARAVCVLVTEEGGKLVGIITQGDFVRLAHHLLQQKQIGGSK, from the coding sequence ATGAGTGAGGGGGAGACAAAGCCCGAGGCGGCAAGCGACGGGGAAGACGAAGCGGTCAAGGCAGCGACGGCGGCTGAAGCGGAAGCGTCGGACCGTCCGAGCATCGTCGAAGAGGTGGAGCCGGAGATCGTGTCGCCGGAGGCCCCGCACAAAGCACGGACGCATCATCCGCCGCCTCCACCGCGCCTGCGGGCGTCGGAGGGCCGCCCCCTCGAGGTGAGCGGCGAGCCCAAGTTGGCGCGGGACCTCATGACGCGGCAGCTCTTCACCATCGGCCCGGAAGACAGCCTCGAATCCCTCGAGGAGCACATGGCCACGCTCCACTTCCGTCACCTGCCGGTCGTCGACGACGACAAGGCGGTCGGCCTCATCACCCATGCCGATCTGTTGCATGCCTCGTCCAGCTACCTCACGAACCTGGCCAAAGAGGTCGACGAGATCGTCCACAAGCTGCCCGCCAAACGCATCATGCGACAAGACTTCGCGTCCGTGCGCCCGACCGACGACTTGGTCGAGGTTGCGGCGGTGATGTGGAAAGCGCGGGCCGTGTGCGTGCTCGTCACCGAGGAAGGTGGCAAGCTCGTTGGGATCATCACTCAGGGCGACTTCGTTCGGCTCGCGCACCATCTGCTGCAGCAAAAGCAAATCGGCGGCAGCAAATAA